One stretch of Pseudoramibacter sp. DNA includes these proteins:
- a CDS encoding tRNA 2-thiocytidine biosynthesis TtcA family protein — protein sequence MKKILGPMRRAIQQFNMISDGDRIAVGLSGGKDSIALLAALARYQKFAPIDFELEAVTIDAGLEGMNYAPLIEYCHQINIPYTILKTSIASVVFDIRKEQNPCSLCARMRRGALHNLCKDLHCNKLALGHHADDAIETFFLSLFYEGRINTFQPVTYLNRKKITLIRPLVFVKEKDIIYDPECQRLPIIGSTCPADGFTKREEVKEFVSKMRTEIPDFNRKILSAIQNPHPFLPWANTSKNKGHSND from the coding sequence ATGAAAAAAATCTTAGGTCCAATGCGCCGCGCGATTCAACAATTTAATATGATTAGTGATGGAGACCGCATCGCCGTTGGTTTATCCGGCGGGAAGGACAGCATTGCTTTGTTAGCTGCGCTGGCGCGTTATCAAAAATTTGCACCTATCGATTTCGAATTAGAAGCGGTCACGATTGATGCAGGACTTGAAGGCATGAATTACGCCCCTCTAATCGAATACTGTCATCAAATCAATATTCCTTATACCATACTCAAAACTTCTATAGCATCTGTTGTCTTTGATATTCGTAAAGAACAAAACCCCTGTTCTTTGTGTGCCCGTATGCGCCGTGGTGCGCTGCACAATCTCTGCAAAGATTTGCATTGTAATAAACTTGCTCTTGGCCATCATGCCGATGATGCCATTGAGACATTTTTTTTAAGTCTTTTTTATGAGGGCCGAATCAATACCTTTCAACCCGTGACGTATCTCAATCGTAAAAAAATCACTTTGATTCGTCCTCTGGTTTTTGTCAAAGAAAAAGACATTATTTACGACCCTGAATGCCAGCGGCTTCCCATTATAGGTTCAACCTGCCCAGCCGATGGATTTACGAAACGTGAAGAAGTGAAAGAATTTGTGTCAAAAATGCGTACAGAAATCCCCGATTTTAACCGCAAAATTCTTTCTGCCATCCAGAATCCCCACCCATTTTTACCATGGGCTAATACATCCAAAAATAAAGGACATTCTAATGATTAG
- a CDS encoding Uma2 family endonuclease → MSNDQKFEDKSIEEKDQESQLFKPHGEIINGEEYAKNTTDPKAKAIVKYLSSILKQYHLSHRPLDQLSDPYEVLMVGKMQRTQLRPSLTVTVNGSSFPDWVIEVVSPEEEEMVYLMKTGIYAEGGVKEYWIIDPQKQVILDYNFRKNGFVPKIYNSPQRIKVSIYRDLFISFSNIFKA, encoded by the coding sequence ATGAGCAACGATCAGAAATTTGAAGATAAGTCAATAGAAGAAAAAGATCAGGAATCTCAACTCTTTAAGCCCCATGGTGAAATCATAAATGGTGAAGAGTATGCGAAAAATACGACAGATCCAAAAGCGAAGGCCATTGTTAAATATCTGTCGTCTATTTTGAAACAATATCATTTAAGCCATCGGCCCCTTGACCAATTATCAGATCCCTACGAAGTGCTTATGGTAGGGAAAATGCAGCGCACGCAGCTGCGGCCGTCATTAACCGTTACAGTTAACGGCAGTTCTTTTCCAGATTGGGTTATTGAAGTGGTTTCGCCAGAAGAAGAGGAAATGGTCTATTTAATGAAAACGGGTATTTATGCTGAAGGCGGCGTAAAAGAATATTGGATCATTGATCCTCAAAAACAGGTTATATTGGATTATAATTTTAGAAAAAATGGCTTTGTTCCTAAAATATATAATTCACCCCAGCGTATTAAGGTCTCCATTTACCGCGATCTTTTTATTTCATTTTCAAATATTTTTAAAGCATAA
- a CDS encoding GTP pyrophosphokinase — MKAKDWQRILMPYHQAVDELLLKFNQLKDQKAQLGETSPIESVTGRVKSLSSILEKINKYHYDVDDVEEKIRDLAGIRIICQFVEDIYEVADMIYSRNNKDLTVFQVKNYLEGEDRSAFHSGEGHPKPSGYQSYHIIVKYPVFSSVGYREVFVEIQIRTLAMNFWAVVEHSLNYKYKAKLPEVIKKRLTKTASTVQSLDTEMSTIRDEILSAQKLFRMKSSTVNDIVDNIEMLRRLQRPELADEYNKEFNPQEDLIQLILLKREIESEVGHIKEMK; from the coding sequence ATGAAAGCGAAAGACTGGCAAAGAATATTAATGCCGTATCATCAGGCAGTTGACGAATTATTGTTGAAATTTAATCAACTGAAAGATCAAAAAGCGCAGCTTGGAGAAACGTCTCCTATAGAGTCGGTTACCGGACGTGTTAAATCATTATCAAGTATTCTTGAAAAAATCAATAAATATCATTATGATGTAGATGATGTAGAAGAAAAAATCCGGGATCTTGCGGGTATTCGCATCATCTGTCAGTTTGTAGAAGACATTTATGAAGTGGCTGATATGATTTATTCGCGCAACAACAAAGATCTAACGGTTTTTCAAGTTAAAAATTATTTGGAAGGGGAAGACCGTTCGGCTTTTCACAGTGGTGAAGGGCATCCCAAACCAAGCGGGTATCAGAGCTATCACATTATTGTGAAGTATCCGGTGTTCAGCAGTGTGGGTTATCGGGAAGTTTTTGTCGAAATTCAAATCAGGACTTTGGCCATGAATTTCTGGGCTGTAGTGGAGCATTCATTAAATTATAAGTACAAGGCGAAATTACCGGAAGTAATTAAAAAACGCCTGACTAAAACAGCAAGTACAGTTCAGTCATTGGACACAGAAATGTCGACGATTCGTGATGAAATTCTATCAGCCCAGAAGCTTTTCAGAATGAAATCCAGCACGGTTAACGATATTGTAGATAATATTGAAATGCTGCGCCGCCTGCAGAGACCAGAATTGGCGGATGAATACAATAAGGAATTCAATCCTCAGGAAGATTTGATCCAGTTAATTTTATTAAAACGGGAAATTGAATCGGAAGTTGGCCACATTAAAGAAATGAAATAA
- a CDS encoding TIGR01212 family radical SAM protein (This family includes YhcC from E. coli K-12, an uncharacterized radical SAM protein.), producing MNKDPYQNHLPYLTYASWLKRKYGQKVYKIPVNTGGTCPNRDGTLSRGGCIFCGAKGAGNETLSATIPIEDQIKQNEAYISKRYHANLFIPFLQDFSNTYVDFETFQKNIKACLGKNVVGIAISTRPDCISNQQLDYLSEISTQNHVDICLELGLQTTNSHTLIKLNRGHLLSDYVDAALRIKAHGFQLCTHMILDLPWDDEVDVIEGAELLSVLKNDFVKCHALYVERGTVLAKMYQQKKIDLLNVDDYIDRAILFLTHLSPDIALQRIIGRIPEQDSIQTNWHISWWKVREMLIDKMRKDHLVQGIAFRKNSKKVIGKMR from the coding sequence ATGAATAAAGATCCTTATCAGAATCATTTGCCCTATCTGACGTATGCATCATGGTTAAAAAGGAAGTATGGGCAAAAAGTTTATAAAATTCCTGTCAACACAGGGGGAACTTGTCCAAATCGAGACGGTACGCTGTCGAGAGGCGGATGTATTTTTTGCGGGGCAAAGGGCGCCGGAAATGAAACTTTATCAGCGACAATTCCGATCGAAGATCAAATTAAACAGAATGAAGCTTACATCAGCAAGCGTTATCACGCTAATTTGTTTATTCCCTTTCTTCAGGATTTTAGCAATACCTATGTTGACTTTGAAACATTTCAAAAAAATATCAAAGCCTGCCTTGGAAAAAATGTTGTGGGCATTGCCATTTCAACGCGTCCGGATTGTATCAGTAATCAGCAATTAGATTATTTGAGCGAGATCAGTACGCAAAACCATGTCGATATTTGTCTGGAATTGGGACTGCAAACGACCAATTCTCATACCTTAATAAAACTTAACCGAGGGCATTTATTGTCGGATTACGTTGATGCGGCACTGCGTATCAAGGCGCATGGATTTCAATTGTGTACACATATGATCCTGGACCTGCCCTGGGATGACGAAGTGGATGTCATTGAAGGGGCAGAATTGCTTTCTGTATTAAAAAATGATTTTGTGAAATGTCATGCTTTATACGTTGAACGCGGTACTGTATTGGCGAAAATGTATCAGCAAAAGAAAATTGATTTATTGAATGTTGATGATTATATTGATCGAGCAATTCTTTTTTTAACCCATTTATCGCCGGATATTGCACTCCAGCGTATTATCGGACGTATTCCAGAACAAGATTCGATTCAGACGAATTGGCATATCAGTTGGTGGAAAGTTAGAGAAATGCTGATCGATAAAATGCGAAAAGATCATCTGGTGCAGGGCATAGCTTTTCGGAAAAATTCCAAGAAAGTAATTGGCAAAATGCGATAA
- a CDS encoding redox-sensing transcriptional repressor Rex, with protein MRKKSKKVSMSVIRRLPKYYRFLNDLNERGFQKISSMELSRMMGLTASQIRQDLNSFGAYGQQGYGYRVQDLRNVIHDLLGLDRPYRCVIVGAGNLGHAISHYEGFKNEGIWIRAMFDIDPEKVGQTHDGVPIFHMDYLEEYVRENMINIAILCVPRTIGQSVANEVVRAGIKGIMNFVPIDLTLPDDVVIEDVNISDSLYTLTYMLSRRS; from the coding sequence ATGCGAAAGAAGTCAAAAAAAGTATCGATGAGTGTCATCAGAAGACTTCCGAAATATTATCGGTTTTTGAATGATCTCAATGAAAGAGGATTTCAAAAAATCTCGTCGATGGAATTGTCAAGAATGATGGGTTTGACAGCATCCCAAATTCGTCAGGATCTTAATTCCTTTGGTGCGTATGGGCAGCAGGGATATGGTTATCGGGTGCAGGATTTAAGAAATGTTATTCATGATTTATTGGGATTAGACCGTCCATACCGCTGCGTCATTGTGGGGGCAGGCAATCTGGGTCACGCTATTTCTCATTATGAAGGATTTAAAAACGAAGGCATCTGGATTCGGGCGATGTTTGATATTGATCCGGAGAAGGTCGGACAGACCCACGACGGCGTTCCCATTTTTCACATGGATTATCTTGAAGAATATGTCCGTGAAAATATGATTAATATTGCGATTCTGTGTGTTCCAAGAACAATAGGACAAAGCGTTGCCAATGAAGTGGTGCGGGCTGGCATTAAAGGCATCATGAATTTTGTCCCGATTGATTTAACCCTGCCCGATGATGTGGTCATTGAAGATGTAAATATTTCAGACAGCCTGTACACGTTAACCTATATGTTAAGCAGGAGATCGTAA
- a CDS encoding heavy metal translocating P-type ATPase produces MEKYNVGGMSCAACSTRVEKAVSKVEGVNSCAVSLLTNSMGVEGTASPESIIKAVEDAGYTASLQGQKKETSSQKEALDALADHETPKLKKRLIASIGFLLVLMYFSMGVTMWHWPAPAFFHNNMLGIGMLEMLLAIVVMIINKRFFVNGFKSLFHLAPNMDALVALGSSAAFGYSLVVLFQMTKQMPSGMHPGFYFESAAMILTLITIGKMLEAMSKGKTTNALKSLIQLSPKMATLERNGEEIQVPVEEVQRGDFFVVRPGENIPVDGVIVEGSAAINESALTGESIPADKTVGDEVSAATINQSGYIKCRAVRVGEDTTLSQIIQTVSDAAATKAPIAKIADKVSGVFVPVVIGLSVLTFIVWMALGQPVGWAIGRAISILVISCPCALGLATPVAIMVGNGLAAKNGIMFKTAESLEETGRIQIVALDKTGTITTGTPQVTDVYPLVDEVTEEALVQLAASLEYKSEHPLAKAIVEEAKTRNLDIDPVQNFEVLAGSGVRGTLQSKALLAGNRAFISKTVSITSKALEIADQAAFLGKTPLFFAADGQLIGIIAVADELKQDSPEAIAQLKHMGIQVIMLSGDNLQTAKAIGKEAGVDHVIAGVTPNGKEAIINKLKTFGKVAMVGDGINDAPALTRADIGIAIGAGTDIAIESADVVLMKSHLREVAEAIRLSRETLKNIHENLFWAFFYNVICIPLAAGAYYYAFGWLLNPMIGAAAMSLSSVCVVSNALRLNLFKIKDSKKDKRIKNAVTLPEELFEEKINQKEGDQNMKTETINIKGMMCEHCEATVKKALEKFPEVENAQVSHEKGTAVVSLSQDIDDEKLKKAIEDKDYTVLGFEH; encoded by the coding sequence ATGGAAAAATACAATGTAGGCGGAATGAGCTGTGCGGCTTGCAGTACACGTGTTGAAAAAGCAGTGTCAAAGGTTGAAGGCGTGAATTCCTGCGCTGTCAGTCTTTTGACCAATTCAATGGGCGTTGAAGGCACGGCTTCTCCGGAATCGATCATAAAAGCAGTAGAAGATGCAGGATATACTGCGTCACTTCAAGGACAAAAAAAAGAAACAAGCAGTCAAAAAGAAGCATTGGACGCTCTGGCAGACCATGAAACACCGAAGCTTAAGAAACGGCTGATTGCATCGATTGGTTTTCTTTTGGTTCTGATGTATTTCTCGATGGGCGTTACCATGTGGCATTGGCCGGCACCAGCATTTTTCCACAATAACATGCTGGGAATCGGAATGCTTGAAATGCTGCTGGCCATCGTTGTGATGATTATCAATAAACGATTTTTTGTCAACGGCTTTAAGTCGCTTTTTCATTTAGCACCTAATATGGACGCATTGGTCGCGTTGGGATCGTCAGCAGCTTTTGGGTATTCTCTCGTTGTTTTATTTCAAATGACGAAACAAATGCCTTCAGGGATGCATCCTGGTTTTTATTTTGAATCTGCCGCTATGATCCTGACGCTGATTACCATTGGTAAAATGCTGGAAGCGATGTCTAAGGGAAAGACGACCAATGCTTTAAAAAGCTTGATTCAATTGTCTCCTAAAATGGCAACGCTGGAAAGAAATGGAGAAGAAATACAAGTCCCGGTTGAAGAAGTTCAAAGGGGAGATTTCTTTGTTGTACGGCCAGGAGAAAACATTCCGGTTGATGGCGTTATTGTCGAAGGCAGTGCGGCGATTAACGAATCTGCATTAACAGGAGAAAGCATCCCTGCTGATAAAACAGTCGGAGATGAAGTATCGGCAGCGACCATCAATCAATCAGGTTATATTAAATGCCGAGCTGTCCGTGTCGGAGAAGATACAACATTGTCACAGATTATTCAGACTGTTTCGGATGCAGCAGCGACGAAAGCACCGATTGCTAAAATAGCAGATAAAGTATCTGGCGTATTTGTGCCTGTTGTCATTGGATTATCGGTATTGACTTTTATTGTCTGGATGGCATTAGGTCAACCCGTTGGCTGGGCGATTGGGCGCGCCATCTCTATTTTGGTTATTTCCTGCCCTTGTGCTTTAGGCCTTGCAACACCGGTTGCGATTATGGTAGGCAATGGACTTGCGGCTAAAAACGGCATTATGTTCAAAACTGCAGAGTCCCTCGAAGAAACAGGCAGAATCCAGATTGTCGCCTTGGATAAAACAGGGACCATTACAACAGGTACACCTCAAGTGACAGATGTGTATCCTTTGGTGGATGAAGTCACAGAAGAAGCGTTAGTTCAATTAGCAGCATCCCTTGAATATAAAAGTGAACATCCGTTGGCAAAGGCCATTGTGGAAGAAGCAAAAACACGAAATCTTGACATAGATCCAGTTCAGAATTTTGAAGTGTTGGCAGGATCAGGCGTTAGAGGAACACTGCAGTCAAAAGCACTGTTAGCTGGCAACCGTGCTTTTATTTCAAAAACAGTGTCGATTACATCAAAGGCACTTGAAATTGCAGATCAGGCCGCTTTTTTAGGTAAAACGCCGCTCTTTTTTGCAGCAGATGGTCAACTAATTGGAATTATTGCTGTGGCGGATGAATTGAAACAGGACAGCCCGGAAGCGATTGCCCAGTTAAAACATATGGGCATTCAAGTTATTATGCTCAGCGGAGATAATTTACAGACAGCAAAGGCAATTGGTAAAGAAGCGGGTGTCGACCATGTGATCGCCGGCGTGACACCGAACGGAAAAGAAGCGATTATTAATAAACTTAAAACCTTTGGAAAAGTGGCCATGGTGGGCGACGGCATTAATGATGCACCGGCGCTTACCCGTGCAGATATTGGCATTGCCATTGGGGCAGGAACAGATATTGCCATTGAATCAGCAGATGTGGTCCTGATGAAGAGCCATTTGCGTGAAGTGGCAGAGGCAATTCGCTTAAGCCGGGAAACATTGAAGAATATACATGAAAATTTATTCTGGGCATTCTTCTACAATGTCATTTGTATTCCTTTGGCAGCAGGGGCATATTACTACGCATTTGGCTGGCTGCTCAATCCGATGATCGGTGCAGCTGCTATGAGTTTATCCAGTGTTTGCGTGGTCTCGAATGCACTGAGATTAAATCTCTTTAAAATTAAAGATTCAAAGAAAGATAAACGGATTAAGAATGCAGTGACGCTTCCTGAAGAACTTTTCGAAGAAAAAATAAATCAAAAAGAAGGAGATCAGAATATGAAAACAGAAACGATTAATATTAAAGGTATGATGTGTGAACATTGTGAAGCAACAGTTAAAAAAGCATTAGAAAAATTCCCAGAAGTAGAAAATGCTCAAGTGAGTCATGAAAAAGGGACAGCAGTGGTCTCTTTAAGCCAGGATATTGACGATGAAAAGCTTAAGAAAGCCATTGAAGATAAAGATTATACGGTATTAGGCTTCGAACATTAA
- a CDS encoding heavy-metal-associated domain-containing protein yields MLVTILIVLALAAVVIIAVKNAGKRLSGQGGCCGGGGDEFIDDKKVLDHPEIAEKKVNIQGMHCEQCERHIQRQLNRIDGLSAEVNWKKGEALVKMDREIKDDLIKRTIERLDYHVTDIQTVQRS; encoded by the coding sequence ATGCTTGTAACAATATTAATTGTATTAGCTTTAGCTGCAGTTGTGATCATCGCTGTAAAAAATGCAGGCAAGCGGCTTTCTGGTCAAGGCGGCTGCTGTGGCGGCGGCGGTGATGAATTTATTGATGATAAAAAAGTTCTTGATCATCCAGAAATCGCTGAAAAAAAAGTGAATATTCAAGGCATGCATTGTGAACAATGTGAGCGTCATATTCAAAGACAACTCAACCGTATCGATGGTTTGTCTGCAGAAGTAAATTGGAAAAAGGGAGAAGCGCTGGTGAAAATGGATCGGGAAATAAAAGACGATTTAATTAAAAGAACGATAGAACGTTTGGATTATCATGTGACAGATATTCAAACTGTTCAGCGCTCTTGA
- a CDS encoding metal-sensing transcriptional repressor — protein MTEKKENCCVRHKKRAPDQYKDMINRLSRIEGQVRGIKRMVENDAYCPDILIQSAAVTAAMKSFNKVLLEDHIRTCVVEDIQEGKDGTVEELVRVISKLMK, from the coding sequence ATGACAGAAAAAAAAGAAAATTGTTGTGTGCGTCATAAAAAAAGAGCGCCTGATCAATATAAAGATATGATTAATCGTCTCAGCAGAATCGAAGGACAAGTTCGGGGCATCAAGCGCATGGTTGAAAATGATGCATATTGTCCGGATATATTAATTCAAAGTGCAGCAGTAACCGCTGCAATGAAATCTTTTAATAAAGTTTTACTGGAAGATCATATTCGAACTTGCGTTGTTGAAGATATTCAAGAAGGAAAAGACGGTACGGTTGAAGAATTGGTACGTGTGATTTCCAAATTGATGAAATAA
- a CDS encoding NAD(P)-dependent oxidoreductase: MKKKKREILMSKTPSSRSRLKIVIMEPLGISEDAFKALTMLLKADGHQIIAYADKAETKSALIERVQDADVIVLANQRLTQDVLQHCHHLKMVDVAFTGVDHVDVDYLKANNVVICNAANYSTHAVAELAIGLMIDLKRKISECQKSLLCGESQFPTGSELYHQTLGIIGTGTIGLQVAKIAKAFGIHLIAYSRTRKKEALELGIQYVSLDQVMRQSDIISLHVPLTKQTVCMIDKNQIAKMKPNAILINTARGSLVDYSALTDALNEGRIAGAGIDVFEKEPPLPKDYPLFQAKNCIITPHIAYATQEALYKRAEIVFDNIRCWLEGHPQNMI, translated from the coding sequence ATGAAAAAAAAGAAGAGGGAGATTTTGATGAGTAAAACCCCCAGTTCGAGATCAAGATTAAAAATTGTGATTATGGAACCCTTGGGAATTAGTGAGGATGCTTTTAAAGCTTTAACCATGCTTTTGAAAGCTGACGGACATCAAATTATCGCCTATGCAGATAAGGCAGAAACAAAATCTGCCTTGATAGAAAGAGTACAGGATGCAGATGTCATTGTCTTGGCAAATCAAAGGCTGACGCAGGATGTTTTACAGCATTGTCATCATTTGAAAATGGTCGATGTCGCTTTTACCGGGGTTGATCATGTTGATGTTGATTATTTGAAAGCAAATAATGTCGTGATTTGCAATGCGGCGAACTATTCCACGCATGCTGTAGCGGAATTGGCGATTGGATTGATGATTGATCTTAAAAGAAAGATATCTGAATGTCAGAAAAGCCTGCTTTGCGGAGAAAGTCAGTTCCCGACAGGCAGCGAACTTTATCATCAAACATTAGGAATCATCGGAACAGGAACGATCGGCCTTCAAGTTGCCAAAATTGCAAAGGCTTTTGGCATTCATTTAATTGCATACAGCCGGACGAGGAAAAAAGAAGCATTAGAATTAGGCATTCAATACGTTTCGTTAGATCAAGTTATGCGGCAGTCAGATATTATCTCTCTACATGTGCCTTTAACGAAGCAGACGGTTTGTATGATCGATAAGAATCAAATTGCTAAAATGAAACCTAATGCGATCTTGATTAATACGGCCCGCGGATCACTGGTCGATTATTCGGCATTGACGGATGCATTAAATGAAGGAAGAATTGCCGGGGCCGGCATTGATGTTTTTGAAAAAGAACCGCCGCTGCCTAAAGATTATCCGTTGTTTCAAGCGAAAAATTGCATCATTACACCGCATATTGCATATGCAACTCAAGAAGCGCTTTATAAGAGGGCTGAGATTGTGTTTGACAATATCCGTTGTTGGCTTGAAGGCCATCCGCAAAATATGATTTAA
- a CDS encoding regulatory protein RecX has translation MGKKAQLSAFDRAMNYLTYRDRTEAEIVEYLQKKNYSEREIAEGLALLIQYGYIDDERYIKNTCELNKITKYYGKKRLAQELIRKGIPKSKIEDINLYYSEEEETDCCQKLLEEALKRYCHEEPEKRFRKVMNWMMRRGYAYDLVHPLLTQELENFTEEMSDDDRESHRDSIEAAYQKYFRMQRTKGYSGYELRMRIQRNLRSRGFSGSEIHELLNEKKEEGDFDE, from the coding sequence ATGGGAAAAAAAGCACAATTGTCAGCTTTTGACCGCGCCATGAATTATTTAACTTATCGTGACCGGACAGAAGCAGAGATTGTTGAATACCTTCAAAAGAAAAATTATTCTGAAAGAGAAATCGCAGAGGGTCTGGCGCTTCTCATTCAATACGGGTATATTGATGATGAACGCTACATCAAGAATACCTGTGAATTGAATAAAATAACGAAATATTACGGCAAAAAAAGACTCGCGCAGGAATTAATTCGAAAGGGAATTCCAAAATCAAAAATCGAAGATATTAATTTATATTATTCAGAAGAAGAAGAGACCGACTGTTGTCAAAAATTGCTGGAAGAAGCTTTGAAACGGTATTGTCATGAAGAACCCGAAAAGCGGTTTCGCAAAGTGATGAACTGGATGATGCGCAGAGGTTACGCTTACGATTTGGTACATCCTTTGCTGACTCAGGAATTAGAAAACTTCACAGAAGAAATGTCAGATGATGATCGCGAAAGTCATCGTGACAGCATAGAAGCCGCTTACCAAAAATATTTTAGAATGCAGCGCACAAAAGGATATAGTGGATATGAGCTTCGAATGCGTATTCAGCGGAATTTGAGATCAAGAGGCTTTTCTGGCTCTGAAATCCATGAATTATTAAATGAAAAAAAAGAAGAGGGAGATTTTGATGAGTAA
- the prfA gene encoding peptide chain release factor 1 has product MMFEKLESVEEKYLQLTKEIADPEIISDQQKWQRLMKEHAHMEPIVKKYKAYRQTEKAVQESQEMLADKSIDADFKAMCEEEIKTQSARQKQLEKDLKILLIPKDPNDDKNVIVEIRAGAGGDEAALFAHDLFRMYVRYAERHRWQTEILNSNVLDLGGIKEITFSITGQGAYSRLKYESGVHRVQRVPETESGGRIHTSTATVAVLPEVEDVEVDVDPNDLRIDVYRASGNGGQCVNTTDSAVRITHIPSGLVVTCQDEKSQIKNKAKAMKVLKARLYDVERQKQQNAISAERKSQIGTGDRSERIRTYNFPQGRVTDHRIGLTVHQLDSFLDGEIDEMIGALITTDQARKLELAE; this is encoded by the coding sequence ATGATGTTTGAAAAATTAGAATCAGTCGAAGAAAAATATCTCCAGTTAACCAAAGAGATTGCAGATCCTGAAATTATTTCAGATCAGCAAAAATGGCAGCGCTTAATGAAAGAACACGCTCACATGGAGCCGATTGTCAAAAAATACAAAGCTTACCGTCAAACGGAAAAGGCTGTTCAGGAAAGTCAGGAAATGTTGGCGGATAAATCAATTGATGCTGATTTTAAAGCAATGTGTGAAGAAGAAATTAAAACACAAAGTGCGCGCCAAAAGCAGTTGGAAAAAGACTTAAAAATATTGCTTATCCCGAAAGACCCCAATGACGATAAAAACGTCATTGTGGAAATCAGAGCGGGTGCCGGAGGAGATGAAGCTGCGCTTTTTGCCCATGATTTGTTTAGAATGTATGTGCGGTATGCAGAACGCCACAGATGGCAAACCGAAATTTTAAATTCTAATGTATTGGATCTTGGCGGCATAAAAGAAATCACTTTTTCAATTACTGGCCAGGGGGCATACAGCCGGTTAAAATACGAAAGCGGTGTTCATCGTGTACAGCGCGTTCCAGAAACGGAATCCGGCGGCCGAATTCACACGTCAACAGCAACAGTTGCCGTATTGCCGGAAGTCGAAGACGTGGAAGTGGATGTGGATCCAAACGATTTGAGAATCGATGTTTACCGTGCATCAGGAAATGGCGGACAATGTGTTAATACGACAGATTCTGCTGTTCGCATTACCCACATTCCATCTGGTCTGGTTGTGACTTGTCAGGATGAAAAATCCCAAATCAAAAACAAGGCTAAAGCTATGAAGGTGTTAAAAGCACGTCTTTATGACGTGGAACGCCAAAAACAGCAAAATGCTATCTCAGCAGAAAGAAAAAGCCAAATTGGGACAGGAGACCGCAGCGAACGGATCAGAACTTATAATTTTCCCCAGGGGCGCGTAACAGATCACCGAATTGGTTTAACGGTACATCAGCTGGATTCGTTTCTGGATGGTGAAATTGATGAAATGATTGGCGCTTTGATCACGACGGACCAGGCAAGAAAATTAGAGTTAGCTGAATGA
- a CDS encoding DegV family protein, translating to MHIQIITDSACDLPKERLEALEVKVLPLYVTCGEQIYRDGIDIQPEEIYANMKKGVVYKTSQIPYQDYYDCFKTYAEAGKPALLLSFSSGLSGTYQTACLACKDIREDYPEADIQVVDTKAVTGGLGMIVNVVAEQAQRGMSMQDLIQLTKHCSAHIHHIFTVTNLEYVCRGGRLNRPSALIGNALKIHPFMIVDREGKLEITDKCRGEKRLVKKFVDYIAAHSYDISNQKIYFVDAYQDHLVEAIQNQLTARYGNTNFSRKLLAPVIGTHIGPGSMTVFFFDEAPL from the coding sequence ATGCACATTCAGATTATTACAGATTCGGCATGCGATTTGCCGAAAGAGCGTTTAGAAGCATTAGAGGTTAAAGTCCTTCCTCTGTATGTCACCTGCGGCGAACAAATCTATCGGGATGGCATTGATATTCAACCCGAAGAAATCTACGCAAATATGAAAAAAGGCGTCGTGTATAAGACTTCTCAAATCCCATATCAGGATTATTATGATTGTTTTAAGACTTATGCCGAAGCGGGGAAGCCAGCTTTGCTTTTGAGTTTCTCAAGCGGATTGTCTGGCACTTATCAAACAGCGTGCTTGGCGTGTAAAGATATTCGTGAAGATTATCCAGAAGCCGACATTCAGGTTGTCGATACAAAGGCAGTTACAGGCGGTTTGGGAATGATTGTTAATGTGGTTGCAGAGCAGGCGCAGCGAGGCATGTCCATGCAGGATCTGATTCAGCTGACGAAGCACTGCAGCGCGCACATTCACCATATTTTTACAGTCACCAATTTAGAATATGTCTGCCGTGGCGGAAGGCTTAATCGGCCTTCAGCTTTGATTGGCAATGCACTTAAGATTCACCCTTTTATGATTGTGGACCGAGAAGGTAAATTGGAAATTACGGATAAATGCCGGGGTGAAAAGCGTTTGGTAAAAAAATTTGTTGATTATATTGCAGCGCACAGCTACGATATTTCCAATCAAAAAATATATTTTGTCGATGCTTATCAGGATCATCTGGTTGAAGCTATTCAAAATCAGCTGACCGCACGTTACGGCAACACGAATTTTTCAAGAAAATTATTAGCGCCTGTCATTGGAACGCATATTGGTCCGGGTTCAATGACGGTCTTTTTCTTTGACGAAGCACCTTTGTAG